In Brachypodium distachyon strain Bd21 chromosome 2, Brachypodium_distachyon_v3.0, whole genome shotgun sequence, one genomic interval encodes:
- the LOC100844870 gene encoding NAC domain-containing protein 75 isoform X2, protein MDRDHPRYSMNDAKLQEHRISVSRRCPSCGHELDCMPDMMGLPVGVKFDPTDQELIEHLETKVMDGGSRAHPLIDDFIPTIQGEDGICYTHPEKLPGVTRNGQSKHFFHRSSKAYTTGTRKRRKIQAESDQPNSKNCAETRWHKTGKTRALMVDGRQKACKKILVLYTSFGKHRKPEKTNWVMHQYNLGGLDDEKEGELIVSKVFYQTQTRHGVAGTAATLDERARDGNMEEETAGSTQIGIIGAYALAAAAAATVEEQRQ, encoded by the exons ATGGACAGGGATCACCCACGGTACTCCATGAACGACGCCAAGCTCCAGGAGCATCGGATCTCTGTTTCCCGGCGCTGCCCCAGCTGCGGCCACGAGCTCGACTGCATGCCG GACATGATGGGTTTACCTGTCGGCGTCAAGTTCGATCCGACGGACCAGGAGCTGATCGAGCACCTGGAGACCAAGGTGATGGACGGGGGCTCCAGGGCTCACCCCCTCATCGATGACTTCATACCCACCATACAAGGAGAAGATGGCATTTGCTACACTCATCCTGAGAAACTCCCAG GCGTGACAAGAAATGGCCAGAGCAAGCACTTCTTCCACCGATCATCCAAGGCCTACACCACAGGCAcaaggaagaggagaaagaTTCAGGCAGAGAGTGACCAACCAAACAGTAAGAACTGTGCCGAGACACGGTGGCACAAGACCGGCAAGACGCGGGCACTGATGGTGGACGGCCGGCAGAAGGCGTGCAAGAAGATCCTGGTCTTGTACACCAGCTTCGGCAAGCACCGGAAGCCGGAGAAGACTAATTGGGTGATGCACCAGTACAACCTCGGCGGCCTGGATGACGAGAAGGAGGGGGAGCTGATCGTATCAAAGGTATTCTACCAGACACAGACGCGACACGGTGTTGCTGGCACGGCGGCGACACTGGATGAGCGTGCGAGGGACGGTAACATGGAGGAAGAGACGGCAGGGTCAACACAGATTGGGATAATTGGAGCTTATGccctcgctgctgctgctgcggctacCGTTGAGGAGCAAAGACAATAG
- the LOC100830320 gene encoding probable tRNA N6-adenosine threonylcarbamoyltransferase, whose protein sequence is MSSSSSPVSRRPSGPLALGLESSANKIGIGVVSISGEILSNPRHTYITPPGHGFLPRETAQHHLVHFLPLLRAALSEAGVSPADLACICYTMGPGMGGPLQVAAASARVLSLLWGKPLVAVNHCVAHIEMGRVVTGAVDPVVLYVSGGNTQVIAYSEGRYRIFGETIDIAVGNCLDRFARILELSNDPSPGYNIEQLAKKGEKFIDLPYVVKGMDVSFSGILSYIEAAAIEKLKSNECTPADLCYSLQETLFAMLVEITERAMAHCDSNDVLIVGGVGCNERLQEMMRIMCSERGGRLFATDDRYCIDNGAMIAYTGLLAYTHGVSTPLEESTFTQRFRTDEVHAIWREKEMPVLNHIRSDAMSEVSIDEPSVPTPIAVDS, encoded by the exons atgtcctCGTCGTCATCTCCGGTGAGTCGCCGGCCATCTGGTCCGCTAGCGCTGGGGTTGGAATCCTCGGCCAACAAGATCGGCATCGGCGTCGTATCCATCTCCGGCGAAATCCTCTCCAACCCGCGCCACACCTACATCACCCCGCCGGGCCACGGCTTCCTGCCCCGGGAGACTGCGCAACACCACCTCGTCCACTTCCTCCCGCTCCTCCGCGCCGCGCTCTCCGAGGCCGGGGTCTCCCCTGCCGACCTTGCCTGTATCTGCTACACCATGGGTCCCGGCATGGGCGGGCCGCTTCAGGTGGCCGCCGCATCTGCCCGAGTTCTGTCGCTCCTCTGGGGGAAACCGCTCGTCGCCGTTAACCACTGCGTGGCGCACATCGAGATGGGCCGAGTGGTCACCGGCGCCGTGGACCCCGTCGTGCTCTACGTCTCAGGCGGCAACACGCAGGTTATTGCGTACAGCGAAGGGCGGTACAGGATCTTCGGAGAAACCATCGATATTGCCGTGGGGAACTGCCTCGACCGTTTCGCAAGGATCCTTGAGCTCTCAAATGACCCGAGCCCCGGGTATAACATTGAACAG CTTGCAAAGAAGGGAGAGAAGTTCATTGACCTCCCTTATGTTGTAAAGGGAATGGACGTGTCATTTAGTGGTATATTGAGCTACATTGAAGCTGCAGCGATTGAGAAGCTTAAAAGTAACGAGTGCACACCTGCAGACCTATGCTACTCATTGCAG GAAACTCTCTTTGCTATGCTTGTTGAAATCACTGAACGTGCCATGGCACATTGTGATTCGAATGATGTTCTTATTGTTGGTGGGGTCGGATGCAATGAACGTTTGCAAGAGATGATGAGGATTATGTGCTCAGAGAGAGGGGGTAGGCTGTTTGCAACTGACGATCGATATTGTATTGACAATGGGGCGATGATTGCATACACTGGTTTACTGGCATATACACATGGCGTGAGCACTCCACTGGAGGAGTCAACATTTACTCAAAGGTTCCGAACTGATGAAGTTCATGCAATTTggagggagaaggagatgCCAGTGTTAAATCACATTCGTTCTGATGCAATGTCTGAAGTATCCATTGATGAACCCTCTGTGCCAACTCCAATTGCTGTAGATTCATGA
- the LOC100844870 gene encoding NAC domain-containing protein 75 isoform X1, protein MDRDHPRYSMNDAKLQEHRISVSRRCPSCGHELDCMPKDMMGLPVGVKFDPTDQELIEHLETKVMDGGSRAHPLIDDFIPTIQGEDGICYTHPEKLPGVTRNGQSKHFFHRSSKAYTTGTRKRRKIQAESDQPNSKNCAETRWHKTGKTRALMVDGRQKACKKILVLYTSFGKHRKPEKTNWVMHQYNLGGLDDEKEGELIVSKVFYQTQTRHGVAGTAATLDERARDGNMEEETAGSTQIGIIGAYALAAAAAATVEEQRQ, encoded by the exons ATGGACAGGGATCACCCACGGTACTCCATGAACGACGCCAAGCTCCAGGAGCATCGGATCTCTGTTTCCCGGCGCTGCCCCAGCTGCGGCCACGAGCTCGACTGCATGCCG AAGGACATGATGGGTTTACCTGTCGGCGTCAAGTTCGATCCGACGGACCAGGAGCTGATCGAGCACCTGGAGACCAAGGTGATGGACGGGGGCTCCAGGGCTCACCCCCTCATCGATGACTTCATACCCACCATACAAGGAGAAGATGGCATTTGCTACACTCATCCTGAGAAACTCCCAG GCGTGACAAGAAATGGCCAGAGCAAGCACTTCTTCCACCGATCATCCAAGGCCTACACCACAGGCAcaaggaagaggagaaagaTTCAGGCAGAGAGTGACCAACCAAACAGTAAGAACTGTGCCGAGACACGGTGGCACAAGACCGGCAAGACGCGGGCACTGATGGTGGACGGCCGGCAGAAGGCGTGCAAGAAGATCCTGGTCTTGTACACCAGCTTCGGCAAGCACCGGAAGCCGGAGAAGACTAATTGGGTGATGCACCAGTACAACCTCGGCGGCCTGGATGACGAGAAGGAGGGGGAGCTGATCGTATCAAAGGTATTCTACCAGACACAGACGCGACACGGTGTTGCTGGCACGGCGGCGACACTGGATGAGCGTGCGAGGGACGGTAACATGGAGGAAGAGACGGCAGGGTCAACACAGATTGGGATAATTGGAGCTTATGccctcgctgctgctgctgcggctacCGTTGAGGAGCAAAGACAATAG
- the LOC100844870 gene encoding NAC domain-containing protein 75 isoform X3, whose amino-acid sequence MDHPRYSMNDAKLQEHRISVSRRCPSCGHELDCMPKDMMGLPVGVKFDPTDQELIEHLETKVMDGGSRAHPLIDDFIPTIQGEDGICYTHPEKLPGVTRNGQSKHFFHRSSKAYTTGTRKRRKIQAESDQPNSKNCAETRWHKTGKTRALMVDGRQKACKKILVLYTSFGKHRKPEKTNWVMHQYNLGGLDDEKEGELIVSKVFYQTQTRHGVAGTAATLDERARDGNMEEETAGSTQIGIIGAYALAAAAAATVEEQRQ is encoded by the exons AT GGATCACCCACGGTACTCCATGAACGACGCCAAGCTCCAGGAGCATCGGATCTCTGTTTCCCGGCGCTGCCCCAGCTGCGGCCACGAGCTCGACTGCATGCCG AAGGACATGATGGGTTTACCTGTCGGCGTCAAGTTCGATCCGACGGACCAGGAGCTGATCGAGCACCTGGAGACCAAGGTGATGGACGGGGGCTCCAGGGCTCACCCCCTCATCGATGACTTCATACCCACCATACAAGGAGAAGATGGCATTTGCTACACTCATCCTGAGAAACTCCCAG GCGTGACAAGAAATGGCCAGAGCAAGCACTTCTTCCACCGATCATCCAAGGCCTACACCACAGGCAcaaggaagaggagaaagaTTCAGGCAGAGAGTGACCAACCAAACAGTAAGAACTGTGCCGAGACACGGTGGCACAAGACCGGCAAGACGCGGGCACTGATGGTGGACGGCCGGCAGAAGGCGTGCAAGAAGATCCTGGTCTTGTACACCAGCTTCGGCAAGCACCGGAAGCCGGAGAAGACTAATTGGGTGATGCACCAGTACAACCTCGGCGGCCTGGATGACGAGAAGGAGGGGGAGCTGATCGTATCAAAGGTATTCTACCAGACACAGACGCGACACGGTGTTGCTGGCACGGCGGCGACACTGGATGAGCGTGCGAGGGACGGTAACATGGAGGAAGAGACGGCAGGGTCAACACAGATTGGGATAATTGGAGCTTATGccctcgctgctgctgctgcggctacCGTTGAGGAGCAAAGACAATAG